The genomic DNA TGATAGTCCATCTTCACGATTACCAGCCGGTGTCCTACAACTCTATTATTTTAAGTAGTCGAGGAGCGCGTGGCGAGGCAACTCATGGGGCTGACGTCATCAACTTCGAGCTTATGGAGCACGCTAGCATTACTAGAGCGCTGTTTGGAGCCTTTACCTCGCCTGTGAATAAGCTGTGCAGAGTTTGGCTTAAGGAGGCAGATGTAATAATCTGCGTCTCTAATAGACAGGCTGAGATAATTGGCAAGCTAGCTCCAGAGCTAGCGGGTAAGTTAAAGGTTGTCTACAACCCACTGCCCGATATGCCTGTGGTTAAGAAGGATTTAAGCCATCCAACGTTTTTATACCTGGGTGGCGATAGCTATGTTAAAGGCTTCCACGTCTTTCTAAGAGCTTCTCAAGAAATTGTAAGGCGAAGCCATCCTAGAGTAAAGTTTCTGATCACGAGAAATCTTAAGGACGTAAATAGGTTGCTCATAAAAAGGTTGAATTCAACATCAAATGCTTATGACTTGTTAGGTCACCTTTCCTATGAGGAAGTTTTAGAGCTTCATTCCAGAAGCTATGCTCTTCTGTTTCCTTCGATATGGGAAGAGCCGTTGCCGTATGCTATAATAGAATCAATGCTGGCTGGAACCATACCTATAGCATCTAGAGTAGGTGGGGTTCCTGAGATTGTTAAGGGTAGCTTTGCAGAGAGAACACTTTTCGAGCCTGGCAACGTTAACGAGCTCGTAAGTAAAATGGAGCATCTTCTAATTTTATCTGATGAGCAAGTCAAGGATATAGGCTTTGGTCTCAGGGAGATTCTTCTAAGGAAGTTTAACCGAGAAGCCGTAGAGAAGAAATTAATTGAAATATTCTCAAATTGGTAACGGGATCGGGATGAGTTTTAAGAGTTATTTACAGAAGATACGCTACCTGCGGCATCTTTACCTAATCACGAGGGCTTTCTACATCACTAGAGGGGCATTGAAATTCTCGCGGATGAAAGAATTGGAGTTGCAAGCTATGGAAAAACTGGAGGACTCAGGCTTTCTAAATACATCAGTGAGTGCATCAAGCGAATTGGGAACTAGGGGGTCCAGTAATTATTGACTAAGGTTTGCTGCTTTATGCTCTGACAAGAGTAATTAGGCCTGAAATAGTCGTGAAAAACAGGAGCCGCAACGGAGTTTCATCTTCATTCGTCTTAAAAACTCTAAGTAAGAATTGCAAAGGCAAGCTACATTTTATTGACCCACGCTATAGGGATGGTCTCTGTACCCCAGGAGGGCAGCTCGGATGGTGATCCCTAAAGGGCTGAAAGCTAAATGGAGTC from Candidatus Nezhaarchaeota archaeon includes the following:
- a CDS encoding glycosyltransferase family 4 protein; the encoded protein is MDSLVVSEQWWPEGTGGILASHLIARALRSAGFRLTVVHGTRRPVKAEGVNYVYTGLLSARNKHRLWTNCLLLAKKAWFVEAMRGCAVVYVPRYCYPLVSVAKKLGKRVIVHLHDYQPVSYNSIILSSRGARGEATHGADVINFELMEHASITRALFGAFTSPVNKLCRVWLKEADVIICVSNRQAEIIGKLAPELAGKLKVVYNPLPDMPVVKKDLSHPTFLYLGGDSYVKGFHVFLRASQEIVRRSHPRVKFLITRNLKDVNRLLIKRLNSTSNAYDLLGHLSYEEVLELHSRSYALLFPSIWEEPLPYAIIESMLAGTIPIASRVGGVPEIVKGSFAERTLFEPGNVNELVSKMEHLLILSDEQVKDIGFGLREILLRKFNREAVEKKLIEIFSNW